The window AGTCAATTTAAGTTTTCAATCATATTCCACGTTAATTGATTTGTGCCTTTTTACCTTCCCTTTTCAGGGTGTTTGAGAAATCCTTGCAGTATGTGAAGCGTTTTAGCCGCTACAAAAATCCTGATACTGTTCGACAAGTTCGAGAGTATCCttcaattacttttataatacaTACAATATTAATATGTGTATAGAACTGTCACCATGCAAAAGCTCTTGTACATGCTTAAAATCATCCATCATTGATCATTTGGTAAGGATTAATGTCAATGCACAGACTGTAGTTTCCACTTAACACCTGCACTATGTTTTAAGGTGAACTTGGAATGTTATAATAGAGTACAAAACTTAATTCAGTTTCCAAACTAGATTTACAGTACTTGTAGATCATATTGCAGAATGATATAGTGAGGGCACTTAAGTCTCGTCATTGTTTGAGCTTCTGAAAATGGTGCACGCTTATACTATGCTCTATCTCTGTTTTATCTACTTCTCATTTTATTTGTGGAAGAAAGAATGTACACAGTTTTATCTTAACAGACCTTCAGAATTCTCAGCCGCTATCAGTTGGCAGAATTTGAGGTAGTTTACAAAGAGATTTGTAGGCATAAATTTTGGATTAACGTCCTTTCTTTACTTGTACAAGTATGCTAATGTTATTTGCTTGAATCTTGAAGCTTTGTGTTCTTGGGAACCTTTGCCCTGAAACAGTGGAGGAAGCCATTGCTATGGTGCCATCTATCAGGGTACACATTTAGATCCCTTTTTTGTTATATACTTTGGACATGAGTGCAGCTTCATATAGAACGTAATGTTATGGTTTATAGATCACACAGGATGCAGGTTAATAGTGGACTTTTAATATTGACTATAATTCTGTGTTAAGTTTGTAAATTGGTAGTGTTAGTTGACTGAACTCAAGGTCAGGAGAACTCTGATATAAAATAACAACTATATTCTCTAGAACAATTTATTGGTTAATAGCACCGGGAAAAGTTTTAAATTGTAATACACTTGATATCCCCCTTTTAAGTTTCAAACTGTAGTACACTGTATATCCCTTTCTTTTTTGCGAGTGCATTCTTGCTGCACACATTACACTCACAAGGACTAAACTACAAAGTTTTGTTTGGTTGAGGCCTGAATATGTGATCCTCTTTCTTCTCTCGAATTCTCTGACTAGAAAGATTAGAGAGTGTGCAACATGATCTTGCTGTTGCAAAATTGTTAATTGTGTACAACAGGAATTGTGGGaatgctatttttttttatggaaACTTGATTCTTGTATTTCAATGTAAAAAATGATAGATTCTAGGCCTCTTTTAGGCTTTGGgtgtttacttttttttttgtttgataatgATGCTATCGAATGTTCTTTAGGTATCTAGTGTTCTCTGCCACAAGCAGAGTCGTAGTCTCTAAGATGCTAACAGAAACTGTGTTTCTCTTGCAGTCCCGAGGTCGAGGACTTGATGATGATGCAATTGAGAAAATGTTGCACGATCTGTCTTTGATAAAGAAATTCGACTAAAGCTGAGGCAACATATATCACATCATTGTCATCTTCTGTAATAATTCAGATTAATTGCCTGTGGTAATTCTAAATCCATGTTGCAGAAAAATGGTGAACATATTAATTTGTGCAAGGTAGCTTTAACCTAATGTTTAATATAATTCTCTTGTAATGGTAGCTTCAAATTTGACGTCTATGCTTTCATAGATTTGATAATATGCCATTTTTGgcttatttgttttaaattctaATTATGGGTGTCCTAAAATTAAACTCCAACACTTAAATGTTACTCTCTTTTTCCGTCATttctttatactttttttttgtcgctttcaattatttatatttcaaaatttatttaaacttatctaatagtaaaattttataatataaaaatcaatcatattcattatttttctcCACAATACTCACATTATTCGCTTTCACCTTTTACTCTAttcattcttttctttctttcttttttgtcagGACTCTCTATTCATTCTTGTCTCcactattttgatttttttttaaatttatatgtccaaattatttgtaaactaatgaAAGGGATAACGAATTAATTACTTTTCTTAATCTCAAGGAAGTCAGtcgtgaattttttttcttaatgatGGTCAAATTGATAAAATCACAAATCACTCGACGTGTTTGTATAATGTAATTTTTTGTCCCATCAAATAATAGGAAATTGGAAACCAGACCGACCACTGGAAGAAGTGCCAGTTGTGGGAAGTCACAGGTAGACAGCTAAATGCAGTGCTCTATAAAGTTGTATCCTCCGCGTGCAGTAACGAGACAAAGAATTAAAAAGTAAATGTATTGGAACATAAAATTAGAGAACACTGAATACTGATTTGTGAATTACTCTGGATGCTCCAACTATTTTCTTTGCACTTTCTTCGTGGGGTTTGTCTAGTGCGTactcatgggcacatgctaagcatgGAAACTCGTAAatttgatgtgttttcattggtgtgattggtgtgaatgcaggggccatcattattaaagaagtgtaagccaatcaaaacacaaaaaactatcaaattttgtgcttattgtgtgtccatgggcacacactagaaaaaccgttctTCATGTCCCATATAACATTTTatacttaaaattttatcaaatatttaagtTACGAATTTAAAACAAACTTACATTAGCTTGCCTTAAATCATATTCGGCCACTGGACTGTCATTTGTTACGAATTAATCGGTAAGTATTCAAAATAGGTTTTAGAAGcaaaaaaaacacatgaaatCTAGCTTTTTTTCGGATTTGAaattgttaaataattttaaaatctatccAAACACTTCTAAAAGCATTTTCAGTGAAGTCGGGCataatattttactatattggacctctaattaaagtagctTGTTGCATGAGATTGTATATGTGACTGTTTGGCAACGGCCTAAATGCTAGTTTGTAGGTTGGGTTTATACCGttaagaatgctagcttttattTCAGGATTTTTacttatttatcaaatattttaattacttataagtcttaacttgtttcttcaGATTTCTactctattttattattttaaactcacctaAACGGCCCTTATGTTTAGTATAAagaattcaacatatattttgagattttataatatataattttatcaattattttaagtttgttctaaataaaaattaatatctattttttttattaaaaaacaaatttttaaaaataattatagaattattttttaaaggtgCGTTGTAACAGTGCTACTATTTGGTTaatcttatttttcataatgagagtttatttatgaaaaaaattatataaatatactttttttatcgAATAAGTccttttttatatcaaataacaacaactaaaaaaatacatttttaatttttatatctaaaaaagttataaaaaattatttgccaAAATATTAAATCCTTATTTGTTTAAAAACAATAGTCCCTAGACAGTCCCAATATTTACGTTGTTGACGCAGTTTGACACTTTAGAATAAAACTTAGATTGTCTAACCAGAAAAAGAATAAATgaacatttttgtttgtttaacaAAAGGGTGTTAATTTATTACCTGTAACGCTCATGAGCTGAGCAAGAAATGAGTAGGTCTGCATTACCCACACGGTATCTCCGCTGTCATCTTGCTGTACCACTTCTTACATCCAACTTTATATACAGATAAACTCCTCCATCACACAACTAAACACACAATATCTCCATCTGGGCTGTTTGTTTCAGACACAACTCAATTCTACTACTAAATCATCTTCAACTCTTCTCCGAAGCTACTCCAGTTTCATCTATGGCAGATCACAAAGATGTAAGAATCTTTTACTCTAACTTCAGACACACACAGCTTGTCCCAAGTTTCTGACTTCTGTtgattttcttgttcttgtttttaCAGATAATTGTTTACCCCTGTCTTTTATTTAGTTCTAAATATGGGCTTTGTTAACACTTTTTTGTGAAATTATCTAGATTTTTTAATCAGTGTACAAGAAAGAAAAATAGGGGCTAAGCTTGAGTTGATAATTTGGTAGTATATACTGCAATTGCCAAAAAGCTTGTATAATTGAAAGGAGTCACACACTCATACTTGTGATACTGTTAAATTCATTGAATCACCTTGTTATTGGtttcttctgtttttttttttttttaattgcttTTTACATGAGAATAAGAATCTAATTACCAACAAAACAAGAGAaagcaaaaagaagaagaaaatttgatcttgatttgaCTACTGTACATGTCTGATGTCTTTATGTATTTTGTAATTTGAGGTATCAAGATGCATATTCTGCAAGAATTGTGAGTTGTGACACTTTACCTTGCTGCCATAGTTCCAAGCACGACCATCGGATATACTAAATTACTAATTATTAGAAGAGCAAGAAACTGTCAAGTGACGACATGATAGAAAATCTTGAGTTTTAACCCAATTTATCTTTGTCATATTATTAGAAAAATACCGGACTAATTTGTAAGTGACGATATGATCTTTTGGTTTTAGAAAAATGCACCATGGCTATCTGTGCCACAATTTGGGGACTGGGACCTAAAGGGGCAAGTACCGGACTACTCCATGGATTTCTCGAAGATAAGAGAAATGAGGAAACAGAACAAGAGGGATGTATCAAGAGCCAGTCTTGgcaatgaagaagaactcataTCCTCAGCAACCAAACCAAGCTCGGGCCACCAAACTATTCATCACAATTACAATCAGGACCACTCTCCAACTGTAAGATTTCTTGGTTTATTTGCTTTCAATTTATGCTTGTTCGTAATATTAGTTTGCTCGTAGTCAGTAACAAAAATTTAGTTTGATTTTATACTACAGTCATTCAAACGGGTGTAGTTCTTATTTGGACAATGGATGATGAGTCGTTAAAAGTAGGTGACAAATTTTACAATGGATGTTGTGGGGAACAAGCTCCTAACTTTTATACCCTATATCATGTGGAATTTTAATCTCACAAGTTCCTGATATTGTATTATACTCACACACATGTCTTGATTCCAATGAACCTTGCACAAAAGGTTAAGTTCAATAATAAGGTAACCATGGGCGGTTCCTATCTTTACCAGAAGGTTCTGAATTATGTGCTTCATATtgtttaatcatatatattctCTGAATTATGTGCATTATATTGTTTAATCAAATACATTCCGAATGTGTATATGCGTTACTACTGATTGATCTTTTGGTATTAATAGAATATTATGACAGATAGCATTCCATGTGCTTCAtggtttataatttttagtaaaatctTTATGAAACGCGCTAAGGGGCATCTGGTACAAGGTGGTTAAAATGAAATCAGAATTTTATTCTCATGTGTTGGTGTTTAGATGgataatttatatgtttagaATGGTTAACCCATTTGTTGAACTGGGCAACACAAACCTCCTAGTGTTTGAATggataatatatttgtttaactGGGTAACGCAAACTACTAGACCCACAAGTTCCTCGTTCCCTTGCTCGCATCTTCAGTCCCATTTCCATAACAATTCAAACACTTAATATAATCCTGACAGATTTATGTTTTCTTGGTTGAATTTTCTCCTCTTGACAGTCACTCGACAAATAGTTGATATTGATTAGTACATTTGTTTAAACCTTGCAGATGCGGAGGAGCATTTTCAGCTACTTCAACTGCTGTGTCAAAGCGTGAGGAAGATATTCAAGagcaatttttttaatgtttttgaaCAGACATCTGTAAGATGAACTTAAGTTACCAAAGACTCTTGTCTGTTAGCTATTGAAGTATGAATGTAGATATGTACTGAAACAAGTTTCCCTTTTATCACAAGCAATTTCCCTTTCTCTGTTCTGTAGTTCTTGCATCTGGATATGGTAACAAGTAACAACCACACTCGCCCATCACACCTATTGGTTCAACGCCATCTCTCCCTCTCATCTCtttttataaatgttatttGCCAAataatatttacttattttatcAAGAGAAGAAGTGACATGGTTTTCAATCTGTAAAGTCGAAATATAGAGTGATATGATACAGTCATAAGGGGACCAAATAGTAAAACAACATTCCTCAAATAACCCTCAAACTAAGCCCGTCACTACCTGCGTTCATCCAAAAGAGTTAAATGGTCAAAACGTAAGCAAACTACGCCTCTAATCACGCAGAGTGCTAAATCATAGAGATCGTGATTACGCCTCTAATCACACGTATTGCTAAATCAAAGAGATCGTGACAAGATTAGAGCGGCTGGGGGAGATGTAGGAGCTACTCTAATGGTGGGAGCTCCTCCTTAAGCCTAAACTGGTCACCGGGCAGtctatgttgtgtttggtcaGGGAGAATGGAATGCAATGACtacatataaatgaaaataatttggcCGGAAAAAATAGAATAGAATGACTAAATGAccggagaatggaatggaataaatatatataagtgaGAATGGAATGCAATGACtacatataaatgaaaataatttggcCGGAAAAAATAGAATAGAATGACTAAATGAccggagaatggaatggaataaatatatataagtgaaAATAGTTTGATTGGGAATAATAGAATGAAGTGACTACATATCAATGAAAATTGTAGAGATAAAAGCAAAGTTTCTGGCAGTAAAAttattatgatgagatttgagaccaggagaatggaatggaataacTATGTATAAATGAAAATAGTTTGGTTGGGAAGAAGAGAATGAAGTGACtacatataaatgaaaattgtaGAGATAAAAGGAAAGTTTCTCAAACACATAAAACACTATGATGATAAGCCATCTTAAACTCATACTACTATGGACATAAAAGAAAGGCACACAATCAAGCCAACAAGAAGATCAATAATACAAACAACAAATACACTTAAATTCGATATTTTTGGCCATAATGTATATAAGTGATGATGATATTTCAAAGTTTTAATCCTGAACCACCGAACTTTTCCTGGGTAATGTGATCCAACTTGGCAGCCATCTCTGGAGTTAGACAC of the Daucus carota subsp. sativus chromosome 4, DH1 v3.0, whole genome shotgun sequence genome contains:
- the LOC108216121 gene encoding DNA-directed RNA polymerase II subunit 4, encoding MSAEEEENAAELKIGDEFLKAKCLMNCEVAIILDHKYEQLQQTSEDPMNQMSQVFEKSLQYVKRFSRYKNPDTVRQVREILSRYQLAEFELCVLGNLCPETVEEAIAMVPSIRSRGRGLDDDAIEKMLHDLSLIKKFD
- the LOC108215689 gene encoding uncharacterized protein LOC108215689 — encoded protein: MADHKDKNAPWLSVPQFGDWDLKGQVPDYSMDFSKIREMRKQNKRDVSRASLGNEEELISSATKPSSGHQTIHHNYNQDHSPTMRRSIFSYFNCCVKA